One region of Rhodospirillaceae bacterium genomic DNA includes:
- a CDS encoding DJ-1/PfpI family protein, with amino-acid sequence MTAKARRRPARQIVMLIYPNAHLLDVAGPMSLFAAANDFAGFVAYEVSLAALEPGLIATSAGLKLLATRRAGPVVTGVDTLLVSGGIGVDAAMRERKLVGWLRRQAPHCRRVASVCSGALLLAETGLLQGRRAVTHWERCDRLAADYPGIKVERDPIFIRDGKFYSSAGVSAGMDLALALIEEDLGTDVVAALAREFVLYMRRSGGQTQFSPALKAQSTQPGRIAGLQQWILGNLHRPLSIEELAAQIAMSPRHFARRFTQEAGMTPAAFVAAARVDAARQALASGAENIEHVAARLGFGSAERLRRSFQRHLAVTPSQFRTHFQTSGAA; translated from the coding sequence ATGACAGCCAAGGCACGCCGCAGGCCCGCGCGGCAGATCGTGATGCTGATCTATCCCAACGCGCATCTGCTCGATGTCGCCGGACCCATGTCGCTGTTTGCCGCCGCCAATGATTTTGCGGGTTTCGTCGCCTATGAGGTGAGCCTCGCAGCCCTTGAGCCCGGCCTCATCGCGACGTCGGCCGGCCTGAAGCTGCTGGCAACGCGCCGCGCCGGCCCGGTCGTGACCGGGGTGGATACGTTGCTGGTCTCAGGCGGTATCGGTGTCGATGCGGCGATGCGGGAGCGGAAGCTGGTGGGGTGGCTGCGCCGCCAGGCGCCGCATTGCCGGCGCGTAGCCTCGGTCTGCAGCGGCGCGCTGCTGCTGGCGGAAACCGGCCTTCTCCAGGGTCGACGCGCGGTCACGCATTGGGAGCGGTGCGACCGGTTGGCGGCGGATTATCCGGGCATCAAGGTCGAGCGCGACCCGATCTTCATTCGTGACGGCAAGTTCTATTCATCGGCCGGGGTCAGCGCCGGCATGGATCTGGCGCTGGCCCTGATCGAGGAGGATCTGGGAACCGATGTCGTCGCGGCGCTTGCCCGCGAATTCGTCCTCTATATGCGCCGGAGCGGCGGGCAGACCCAGTTCAGCCCGGCCCTGAAGGCACAAAGCACCCAGCCCGGCAGGATCGCCGGCCTGCAGCAATGGATCCTCGGCAATTTGCACCGGCCTCTTTCCATCGAGGAACTCGCCGCGCAGATTGCCATGAGCCCACGCCATTTTGCGCGACGCTTCACACAGGAAGCCGGCATGACACCGGCGGCGTTCGTCGCCGCGGCACGGGTCGATGCGGCGCGACAGGCCCTGGCTAGCGGCGCTGAGAACATCGAGCACGTCGCCGCGCGATTGGGGTTCGGCAGCGCCGAGCGGTTGCGCCGATCCTTCCAGCGGCACCTGGCCGTGACGCCTAGCCAGTTTCGCACCCATTTCCAGACATCGGGAGCTGCCTGA
- a CDS encoding DUF2252 family protein has protein sequence MKQQDIRAELLALKRRKMAQSAFAFYRGTGDLFYARWLKPLLKIAAPTVWLNGDMHLENFGTYRGDNRLTYFDIGDFDDAARGPAVIDLFRFVTGIILAAPELGISRKVAKALARHGLARYRAALVDGKPRWLERRTATGAIGDLLHDLERRSQADLLEKRTVLKNGKRRLRFDTGKAIKLGKAETAAVVQAIDRFARKRAYPDFFEVLDVAQRVAGLGALGRPRYVVLIKGNGGKDGQSLIDLKAQPGSALVKALTKARHRQPDFANEARRVVAIEYHLQAAAPAFLTDIKIGKTAFTFRELQPDQDKLEAAHLAGDAGRQEEAIGAMGDLIAWAQLRASGWRAGATIDDLMAWAGMRKRGDDWIDSVLALSDTAATAVESDWHAFCSAQN, from the coding sequence ATGAAACAGCAGGATATCCGGGCCGAACTCCTGGCCCTCAAGCGGCGCAAGATGGCGCAATCCGCCTTCGCCTTCTATCGCGGTACCGGCGATCTCTTCTATGCGCGCTGGCTGAAGCCGTTGCTCAAGATCGCAGCGCCCACCGTCTGGCTCAATGGCGATATGCATCTCGAGAATTTCGGCACCTATCGCGGCGACAACCGGCTCACCTATTTCGACATCGGCGATTTCGACGACGCCGCCCGCGGCCCGGCGGTGATCGATCTCTTTCGCTTCGTGACCGGCATCATCCTCGCGGCCCCCGAACTGGGTATCTCGCGGAAGGTCGCGAAGGCGCTCGCCCGCCACGGTCTCGCGCGTTATCGGGCGGCGCTGGTCGACGGCAAGCCGCGCTGGCTCGAGCGGCGCACGGCTACGGGTGCCATCGGCGATCTGCTGCATGATCTTGAACGGCGCAGCCAGGCGGATCTTCTTGAGAAGCGAACGGTGTTGAAGAACGGCAAGCGGCGGCTGCGCTTCGATACAGGGAAGGCGATCAAGCTCGGCAAGGCGGAGACGGCCGCTGTCGTGCAGGCAATCGACCGCTTCGCCAGAAAGCGCGCCTATCCCGATTTCTTCGAGGTGCTGGATGTGGCGCAGCGCGTGGCCGGGCTGGGCGCGCTCGGCCGCCCGCGCTATGTGGTGTTGATCAAGGGCAATGGCGGCAAGGATGGCCAATCCCTGATCGATCTCAAGGCGCAGCCGGGTTCGGCGCTGGTCAAGGCCCTGACCAAGGCCCGCCACCGGCAACCGGATTTCGCCAATGAAGCGCGCCGGGTCGTCGCGATCGAATATCACCTGCAGGCCGCGGCACCCGCTTTCCTCACCGATATCAAGATCGGCAAGACGGCCTTCACCTTCCGCGAATTGCAGCCGGATCAGGACAAGCTCGAGGCTGCCCATCTCGCTGGCGATGCCGGTCGTCAGGAAGAGGCGATCGGTGCGATGGGCGATCTCATCGCCTGGGCGCAACTGCGTGCCAGTGGATGGCGCGCAGGGGCGACGATCGACGATCTCATGGCATGGGCTGGCATGCGCAAGCGCGGCGATGATTGGATCGACTCGGTCCTTGCCCTCTCGGACACCGCCGCGACGGCCGTGGAAAGCGATTGGCACGCATTTTGTTCAGCCCAAAATTGA